The following are encoded in a window of Streptomyces sp. 11x1 genomic DNA:
- a CDS encoding zinc-dependent alcohol dehydrogenase — MKAAVVTDFGKPLEIQELPVPEPGPGQVLVRMEASGLCHTDIHAAHGDWPVKPRPPFVPGHEGIGPVHAVGAGVPADLVGTRVAVPWLGSSCGTCRFCVSGWETLCESQVNSGYSVDGCYAEYAVADAGAVVRVPEGVSSFDAAPLTCAGVTTYKAVKVARVVPAERVAVFGIGGLGHLAVQYARLVGGFVTAVDLEPDKLGLAHRLGADHLVNARTHDPVEEIRNAGGADVAVVLAAAPKAFEQAYRSLNRGGRLVMVALPADDAAIDVPIFETVLGGISVIGSIVGTRQDLSEVFALHAAGRTQVIAEPRRLDQVNDSFDEVLGGRAEARLVFRF; from the coding sequence ATGAAGGCAGCGGTCGTCACCGACTTCGGCAAGCCCCTGGAGATCCAGGAACTTCCCGTCCCCGAGCCCGGCCCCGGTCAGGTGCTCGTCCGGATGGAGGCCTCGGGACTCTGCCACACCGACATCCACGCGGCCCACGGCGACTGGCCCGTCAAGCCGCGGCCCCCGTTCGTCCCGGGTCACGAAGGCATCGGCCCGGTCCACGCCGTCGGCGCGGGCGTACCGGCCGACCTGGTCGGCACACGCGTGGCCGTCCCTTGGCTCGGCTCGTCCTGCGGCACCTGCCGCTTCTGTGTCTCCGGCTGGGAGACCCTGTGCGAGAGCCAGGTCAACTCCGGCTACTCCGTGGACGGTTGCTACGCCGAGTACGCCGTGGCGGACGCGGGCGCAGTCGTCCGGGTCCCCGAGGGCGTGAGTTCGTTCGACGCGGCACCCCTGACCTGCGCGGGCGTCACCACGTACAAGGCCGTCAAGGTCGCGCGCGTGGTCCCCGCCGAACGCGTCGCCGTCTTCGGCATCGGCGGACTCGGCCACCTCGCCGTCCAGTACGCCCGGCTCGTCGGAGGCTTCGTCACCGCCGTCGACCTCGAACCGGACAAGCTCGGCCTCGCCCACCGGCTCGGCGCCGACCACCTCGTCAACGCCCGTACGCACGACCCGGTCGAGGAGATCAGGAACGCGGGCGGCGCGGACGTGGCCGTCGTGCTCGCCGCCGCACCCAAGGCGTTCGAGCAGGCCTACCGGTCGCTCAACCGCGGTGGACGCCTGGTCATGGTCGCCCTGCCCGCCGACGACGCGGCGATCGACGTGCCGATCTTCGAGACCGTCCTCGGCGGGATCTCCGTCATCGGCTCCATCGTCGGCACCCGTCAGGACCTCAGCGAGGTGTTCGCCCTGCACGCCGCCGGACGCACCCAGGTCATCGCCGAGCCGCGCCGCCTGGACCAGGTCAACGACTCCTTCGACGAGGTGCTCGGCGGACGTGCCGAAGCACGGCTCGTCTTCCGGTTCTGA
- a CDS encoding DUF779 domain-containing protein, whose product MPAHVEYGTAGRVTATRAARRAIEALRAAHGGPVMFVQSGGCCDGSDPMCFPAGEFAVGEGDMLVGVIVGCTFHMDADQYEALGRPLFVLDVEPGTPGGFSLPAGEGLRFVTRVKEPRRKAG is encoded by the coding sequence ATGCCCGCGCACGTCGAGTACGGCACCGCCGGGCGCGTCACGGCCACCCGGGCGGCGCGCCGGGCCATCGAGGCCCTGCGTGCCGCCCACGGGGGGCCGGTGATGTTCGTCCAGTCCGGCGGCTGCTGCGACGGGAGCGACCCGATGTGCTTCCCCGCCGGTGAGTTCGCCGTCGGTGAGGGCGACATGCTGGTCGGTGTGATCGTCGGTTGCACCTTCCACATGGACGCCGACCAGTACGAAGCCCTCGGCCGCCCCCTCTTCGTCCTGGACGTCGAGCCCGGCACACCGGGCGGGTTCTCCCTCCCGGCCGGGGAGGGGCTGAGGTTCGTGACCCGCGTCAAGGAACCCCGCCGCAAGGCCGGCTGA
- a CDS encoding aldehyde dehydrogenase family protein → MKYEPPGRPGSVVDVAPRYENFIGGKWEAPTTGQYSTNLCPATAKPICEIPKSGPADIELALDAAHSAKDAWGEASTAQRAAVLNKVADAIDAHREELAVAESWENGKPVRETLAADIPLAADHFRYFAAAIRAEESEITEIDKDTIAYHFHEPLGVVGQIIPFNFPLLMAAWKLAPALAAGNATVIKPASPTPWSILKLMEVIGDIVPPGVLNVVNGPGAEIGKALATNKRIAKVAFTGETTTGRLIMQYAAQNIIPVTLELGGKSPNIFFDDVLARDDDFLDKAVEGLVLYAFNKGEVCTAPSRALIQEDIYEEFMGRCLERIRAIKQGHPLDTDTMIGPQVSRQQVEKIASYVDIGVKEGAELLVGGHRPTLDGELADGYFYEPTVLKGHNRMRVFQEEIFGPVLSVTTFKDEAEALRIANDTLYGLGAGVWSRDTGRTYRMGRAIKAGRVWTNCYHQYPAGAAFGGYKVSGIGRETHKMMLDHYSQTKNLLVSYSDKPLGLF, encoded by the coding sequence ATGAAGTACGAGCCTCCGGGCAGGCCGGGCAGCGTCGTCGACGTCGCCCCCCGGTACGAGAACTTCATCGGCGGCAAGTGGGAGGCACCCACCACGGGTCAGTACTCGACCAACCTGTGCCCCGCCACCGCCAAGCCGATCTGCGAGATCCCCAAGTCCGGGCCCGCGGACATCGAACTCGCCCTCGACGCCGCGCACTCGGCGAAGGACGCGTGGGGCGAGGCCTCCACGGCCCAGCGGGCCGCGGTGCTGAACAAGGTGGCCGACGCCATCGACGCCCACCGTGAGGAACTCGCCGTCGCCGAGAGCTGGGAGAACGGCAAGCCGGTCCGTGAGACCCTCGCCGCCGACATCCCCCTCGCGGCCGACCACTTCCGCTACTTCGCCGCGGCGATCCGCGCGGAGGAGAGCGAGATCACCGAGATCGACAAGGACACCATCGCCTACCACTTCCACGAGCCGCTCGGCGTGGTCGGACAGATCATCCCGTTCAACTTCCCGCTGCTGATGGCCGCGTGGAAGCTCGCCCCCGCGCTCGCCGCGGGCAACGCCACCGTCATCAAGCCCGCGTCGCCCACCCCGTGGTCGATCCTGAAGCTGATGGAGGTCATCGGCGACATCGTGCCGCCCGGCGTCCTCAACGTCGTCAACGGACCGGGCGCCGAGATCGGCAAGGCGCTCGCCACCAACAAGCGCATCGCCAAGGTGGCCTTCACCGGAGAGACCACCACCGGCCGGCTGATCATGCAGTACGCGGCCCAGAACATCATCCCGGTCACCCTGGAGCTGGGCGGCAAGTCGCCGAACATCTTCTTCGACGACGTGCTGGCCCGCGACGACGACTTCCTGGACAAGGCGGTCGAGGGACTGGTGCTGTACGCGTTCAACAAGGGCGAGGTCTGCACCGCTCCCTCGCGCGCACTGATCCAGGAGGACATCTACGAGGAGTTCATGGGCCGCTGCCTGGAGCGCATCCGCGCCATCAAGCAGGGCCACCCGCTCGACACCGACACCATGATCGGCCCGCAGGTGTCCAGGCAGCAGGTCGAGAAGATCGCCTCCTACGTCGACATCGGCGTCAAGGAGGGCGCCGAACTGCTCGTCGGAGGCCACCGGCCCACCCTCGACGGAGAACTCGCCGACGGCTACTTCTACGAGCCGACCGTCCTCAAGGGCCACAACCGCATGCGGGTCTTCCAGGAGGAGATCTTCGGACCCGTCCTCTCCGTCACCACGTTCAAGGACGAGGCGGAGGCACTGCGCATCGCCAACGACACCCTGTACGGCCTCGGGGCCGGCGTGTGGAGCCGCGACACCGGGCGCACCTACCGCATGGGCCGCGCCATCAAGGCGGGCCGCGTCTGGACCAACTGCTACCACCAGTACCCGGCCGGTGCCGCGTTCGGTGGCTACAAGGTCTCCGGCATCGGCCGCGAGACCCACAAGATGATGCTGGACCACTACAGCCAGACCAAGAACCTCCTGGTCAGCTACAGCGACAAGCCCCTGGGACTGTTCTGA
- a CDS encoding GAF domain-containing protein gives MDASTSPSMPAPLAPHEPYAAEPSRGAPPETRPLVFESWQRCESCGVRPDGSRLPPLRRTSQDLAAYRSTHPLAAVMPLLRELLGSGAADDGHVFAVGDVEGTLLWVEGDTRTVARAERMHFAEGAGWSEGQAGTNAPGTALALGHPVQIVNGEHYNSAAHAWSCAAAPVRDPATGLLLGVVDLTGGSTIATPPALAAVRAAALAAEAELARGLPAPPVLLGPDGRPLSPPDAVATRCGADVGLTALGRDSVLLAHAGRVHRLSPRHSEIVVALALEGRGVPGGRLAVDLSEREVPPSTLRAELTRLRAALGPGLLGSRPYALLRPVRSDFGDVAALLAEGRAEQALDRYRGPLLPRSEAPVVVEHRRALEQQVRGAVLGAGDPRLLRRWVDTAWGADDAVAWRTLAHLLPGGSAQRAAAAARARALDPEILVPPQARRYAAQLQRSPS, from the coding sequence ATGGACGCGTCGACCTCCCCGTCGATGCCCGCGCCGCTCGCCCCGCACGAGCCGTACGCGGCCGAGCCCTCGCGCGGAGCCCCGCCCGAGACGCGACCTCTGGTGTTCGAGTCATGGCAACGCTGTGAGTCGTGCGGCGTGCGGCCCGACGGAAGCCGACTGCCGCCGCTGCGCCGCACGTCCCAGGACCTGGCGGCCTACCGGAGCACGCACCCCCTGGCCGCTGTCATGCCCCTGCTACGGGAGCTGCTCGGTTCCGGGGCGGCGGACGACGGGCACGTGTTCGCGGTCGGGGACGTCGAGGGAACCCTGCTGTGGGTCGAGGGTGACACCAGGACCGTCGCACGCGCCGAGAGGATGCACTTCGCGGAAGGAGCCGGGTGGTCCGAGGGGCAGGCCGGAACGAACGCCCCCGGCACCGCACTGGCGCTGGGCCACCCCGTCCAGATCGTGAACGGCGAGCACTACAACTCCGCCGCACACGCCTGGTCCTGCGCGGCGGCCCCCGTACGCGACCCCGCCACCGGGCTGCTGCTGGGCGTGGTCGACCTGACCGGTGGCAGCACCATCGCCACACCCCCCGCGCTCGCGGCGGTGCGTGCCGCCGCGCTGGCCGCCGAGGCGGAACTCGCGCGCGGGCTCCCCGCACCGCCCGTCCTGCTCGGGCCCGACGGACGACCGCTGAGCCCGCCCGATGCCGTCGCCACGCGGTGCGGCGCCGACGTAGGGCTGACGGCGCTGGGCCGGGACAGCGTCCTGCTGGCGCACGCCGGCCGCGTGCACCGGCTCAGCCCACGGCACAGCGAGATCGTCGTGGCGCTCGCCCTGGAAGGCCGGGGCGTGCCCGGCGGCCGACTCGCCGTGGACCTCTCCGAACGGGAGGTGCCCCCGTCGACACTGCGAGCCGAACTCACCCGGCTGCGCGCGGCGCTCGGTCCCGGCCTCCTCGGCTCCCGGCCCTACGCGCTGCTGCGGCCCGTGCGCAGCGACTTCGGGGACGTCGCCGCGCTGCTCGCCGAGGGGCGGGCGGAGCAGGCGCTGGACCGGTACCGCGGACCGCTGCTGCCACGCTCCGAGGCGCCGGTCGTCGTGGAACACCGGCGCGCCCTGGAACAGCAGGTGCGCGGTGCCGTGCTCGGCGCCGGCGACCCCCGGCTGCTGCGCCGCTGGGTCGACACGGCCTGGGGGGCCGACGACGCCGTCGCGTGGCGGACGCTCGCCCACCTGCTTCCCGGTGGTTCGGCACAGCGCGCCGCCGCCGCGGCGCGCGCCCGCGCACTGGACCCGGAGATCCTCGTGCCACCCCAGGCCCGGCGTTATGCAGCGCAGTTGCAGCGTTCCCCTTCCTAG
- a CDS encoding putative quinol monooxygenase translates to MTKTLLAEFTAREGAEDEVTRLIRDYALKVRAEEGNLAFDVYTKEAAPRAYWIFEVYRDEDAFQAHLNAAYGSPFNAALTPLIEEDASVLTFLEPLDTRG, encoded by the coding sequence ATGACGAAGACCCTGCTCGCCGAGTTCACCGCCCGTGAGGGAGCGGAGGACGAAGTCACCCGCCTGATCCGGGACTACGCCCTCAAGGTGCGCGCCGAGGAAGGCAACCTCGCCTTCGACGTCTACACCAAGGAGGCCGCGCCGCGTGCCTACTGGATCTTCGAGGTCTACCGGGACGAGGACGCCTTCCAAGCGCACCTGAACGCTGCCTACGGCTCCCCGTTCAACGCCGCCCTCACCCCGCTGATCGAGGAGGACGCCTCGGTGCTGACGTTCCTCGAACCGCTGGACACCCGAGGGTGA
- a CDS encoding carbohydrate kinase, whose translation MSPRQITVLGECVADAFAETPAAPNELALRVLPGGGPANTAVALARLGTPARFLARLSDDLFGRLFRSHLEASGVDLSYAVAAAEPSTLAVAELDAQGQAVFSFHAQNTADWQWTPGELERVDLSEAVCVHTGSLALVRAPGATAVEEFLDRAAPGATVSIDPNVRPLLVHPDVYRERLARWCRLADILRLSEDDLELLLPGTSPERACDIWHAAGVRLVVITLGADGALASLDGERVRVPGVTTRVVDTVGAGDSFTAGLLHHLAEGDLLGGRLAGLDVDDVAEACRFAARVAALTCSVAGPNPPWREQLAQPVTAADA comes from the coding sequence ATGAGCCCGCGCCAGATCACCGTCCTGGGGGAGTGCGTAGCGGACGCCTTCGCCGAAACCCCGGCCGCCCCGAACGAACTCGCGCTGCGCGTCCTGCCCGGTGGCGGACCCGCGAACACGGCGGTGGCGCTGGCTCGTCTGGGCACCCCGGCTCGTTTCCTCGCCCGCCTCTCCGACGACCTGTTCGGCCGTCTCTTCCGGAGCCATCTGGAAGCGTCCGGCGTGGATCTGTCGTACGCCGTGGCCGCCGCCGAGCCCAGCACGCTGGCCGTGGCGGAGCTGGACGCGCAGGGGCAGGCCGTGTTTTCCTTCCACGCCCAGAACACGGCCGACTGGCAGTGGACTCCGGGAGAACTGGAGCGGGTGGACCTGTCGGAAGCCGTCTGCGTGCACACCGGCTCACTGGCGCTGGTCCGCGCGCCGGGCGCGACCGCGGTGGAGGAGTTCCTCGACCGGGCGGCGCCCGGGGCCACCGTCAGCATCGACCCCAACGTCCGGCCGCTGCTGGTCCACCCCGACGTCTACCGGGAGCGGCTCGCGCGCTGGTGCCGCCTCGCCGACATCCTGCGGCTGAGCGAGGACGACCTCGAACTGCTGCTGCCCGGCACCTCGCCGGAGCGGGCCTGCGACATCTGGCACGCCGCGGGGGTACGCCTGGTCGTGATCACGCTCGGCGCCGACGGCGCCCTCGCCTCCCTCGACGGCGAACGGGTACGGGTGCCCGGGGTGACCACCCGGGTCGTCGACACCGTGGGCGCCGGGGACTCCTTCACCGCCGGGCTGCTGCACCACCTCGCGGAAGGCGACCTCCTCGGTGGCCGGCTGGCCGGTCTCGACGTCGACGACGTGGCCGAGGCCTGCCGTTTCGCCGCCCGGGTCGCTGCCCTGACCTGCTCGGTCGCCGGCCCCAATCCGCCCTGGCGGGAGCAGCTGGCACAACCGGTGACCGCCGCCGACGCGTGA
- a CDS encoding sugar ABC transporter substrate-binding protein, whose protein sequence is MSRTARLSSAVLRAAAVTGVAALALTACGPGSGADSGSDSSGSGSGDVKVGLITKTDTNPFFVKMKEGAEKTAKAEGVELMTAAGKFDGDNAGQVTAIENMVAAGVKGILITPSDSKAIVPAIEKAKAKGVLVIALDTPTEPESAVDALFATDNVKAGELIGEYAKAAMKGKEAKIAALDLAPGVSVGVQRHEGFLKGFGATDKDVACAQDTGGDQAKGQTAMENCLQKEPDINVVYTINEPAALGAYTALKAKGREKDVLIVSVDGGCTGTQAVKDGKIAATSQQYPLKMAAEGVKAVVTYAKDGKKASGYTDTGVTLISDKAQDGVASKDTAYGLENCWG, encoded by the coding sequence ATGTCTCGCACCGCTCGCCTGTCCTCCGCCGTCCTCAGAGCCGCCGCCGTGACCGGTGTCGCGGCACTCGCCCTCACCGCCTGCGGGCCCGGTTCCGGTGCCGACTCCGGCTCGGACTCCTCCGGCTCCGGCTCGGGCGACGTCAAGGTCGGTCTGATCACCAAGACCGACACCAACCCGTTCTTCGTGAAGATGAAGGAAGGCGCGGAGAAGACCGCGAAGGCCGAGGGCGTCGAGCTGATGACCGCCGCCGGCAAGTTCGACGGGGACAACGCCGGTCAGGTCACCGCCATCGAGAACATGGTGGCCGCCGGGGTGAAGGGCATCCTGATCACCCCCAGCGACTCCAAGGCGATCGTCCCCGCGATCGAGAAGGCGAAGGCCAAGGGCGTCCTGGTCATCGCCCTGGACACCCCGACCGAGCCGGAGAGCGCGGTCGACGCCCTCTTCGCCACCGACAACGTCAAGGCGGGCGAACTGATCGGTGAATACGCCAAGGCCGCGATGAAGGGCAAGGAGGCGAAGATAGCCGCCCTCGACCTCGCGCCCGGGGTCTCCGTCGGCGTGCAGCGCCACGAGGGCTTCCTGAAGGGCTTCGGCGCCACCGACAAGGACGTCGCCTGTGCCCAGGACACCGGCGGCGACCAGGCCAAGGGGCAGACGGCGATGGAGAACTGCCTCCAGAAGGAGCCGGACATCAACGTCGTCTACACCATCAACGAGCCGGCCGCCCTCGGCGCCTACACCGCCCTGAAGGCCAAGGGCCGGGAGAAGGACGTCCTGATCGTCTCCGTCGACGGCGGCTGCACCGGCACCCAGGCCGTCAAGGACGGAAAGATCGCCGCGACCTCGCAGCAGTACCCGCTGAAGATGGCCGCCGAGGGCGTCAAGGCCGTGGTGACCTACGCGAAGGACGGCAAGAAGGCGTCCGGTTACACCGACACCGGCGTCACGCTGATCTCCGACAAGGCACAGGACGGCGTCGCGTCGAAGGACACCGCCTACGGCCTGGAGAACTGCTGGGGCTGA
- a CDS encoding ABC transporter permease — MTATSTPPSTSSPYAELKAPTTARRLLTAPTTGPLAALLLACAFFSLSTDQFLTGGNFSLIIQQVMVVGTLAIGQTLIILTAGIDLSCGAVMAFGSIVIARMAAEGTLPPLAAIGLGLVVCGGFGLLNGVLVQKIPLPPFIVTLGMLNVAFALTHIYSEEQTVTNLPGPLTALGETFPLGYTDVTYGSLVTIALFLLLAYALSSTGWGRHVYALGNSPEAARLNGIRTSRLTIGVYTVAGVLYGIAALLLISRTGVGDPQAGQTDNLDSITAVVLGGTSLFGGRGSVLGTFIGVLIVGVFRNGLQLMGVASIYQTLITGVLVILAVTVDQISRKKAR; from the coding sequence ATGACAGCCACGTCCACGCCCCCGAGCACCTCCTCGCCGTACGCGGAGCTGAAAGCCCCGACGACGGCCCGCAGGCTGCTCACGGCTCCGACCACCGGGCCTCTGGCCGCCCTGCTCCTGGCCTGTGCCTTCTTCTCCCTCTCGACCGACCAGTTCCTCACCGGCGGCAACTTCTCCCTGATCATTCAGCAGGTCATGGTCGTCGGCACGCTCGCCATCGGCCAGACCCTGATCATCCTCACCGCCGGCATCGACCTGTCGTGCGGTGCCGTGATGGCGTTCGGCAGCATCGTGATCGCCAGGATGGCGGCCGAGGGCACGCTGCCGCCGCTGGCCGCCATCGGCCTGGGCCTGGTCGTCTGCGGCGGATTCGGCCTGCTCAACGGCGTGTTGGTGCAGAAGATCCCGCTGCCGCCGTTCATCGTCACCCTCGGCATGCTCAATGTGGCGTTCGCCCTGACCCACATCTACTCCGAGGAGCAGACGGTCACCAACCTGCCCGGTCCGCTGACGGCGCTCGGGGAGACCTTCCCGCTCGGCTACACCGACGTGACCTACGGCTCGCTGGTCACCATCGCCCTGTTCCTCCTCCTCGCCTACGCGCTGAGCAGCACCGGCTGGGGCCGGCACGTCTACGCGCTCGGCAACAGCCCGGAGGCGGCCCGGCTGAACGGTATCCGCACCTCCCGTCTGACCATCGGCGTCTACACCGTGGCGGGCGTGCTCTACGGCATCGCCGCCCTGCTGCTCATCTCCCGTACCGGCGTGGGCGATCCGCAGGCCGGGCAGACCGACAACCTGGACAGCATCACCGCCGTGGTCCTCGGCGGCACCAGCCTGTTCGGCGGACGCGGATCGGTCCTGGGCACCTTCATCGGTGTGCTGATCGTCGGTGTCTTCCGCAACGGCCTGCAGCTGATGGGTGTCGCCTCGATCTACCAGACGCTGATCACCGGTGTGCTGGTGATCCTCGCGGTGACCGTCGACCAGATCTCCCGGAAGAAGGCCCGATGA
- a CDS encoding ATP-binding cassette domain-containing protein, translated as MTATPTPVLQARGLVKRYGHVTAIDGADFDLMPGEVLAVIGDNGAGKTSMIKALTGAVTPDAGEIRLNGEPITFSGPQSARAHGIETVYQDLAVAASMDIASNMFLGRELRRPGVLGSAFRMLDKKRMRKEAAEHMADLKIGLRSLTQAVETLSGGQRQAVAVARAVAWARSVVVMDEPTAALGVKESGQVLDLIRRVRDKGMPVVLISHNMPHVFEIADRIHVHRLGRRAAVIKPSDYSMAEVVAIMTGALTVDAAGATVVADSEAAKAAGVQAT; from the coding sequence ATGACCGCCACCCCGACCCCCGTTCTGCAGGCCCGCGGTCTGGTCAAGCGGTACGGCCATGTCACCGCCATCGACGGCGCCGACTTCGACCTCATGCCGGGCGAGGTGCTGGCCGTCATCGGTGACAACGGCGCCGGCAAGACGAGCATGATCAAGGCCCTCACCGGCGCGGTGACCCCGGACGCGGGCGAGATCCGCCTCAACGGCGAGCCCATCACCTTCTCCGGTCCGCAGAGCGCACGCGCCCACGGCATCGAGACGGTGTACCAGGACCTCGCCGTGGCCGCGTCCATGGACATCGCCTCGAACATGTTCCTCGGCCGTGAGCTGCGCCGCCCCGGTGTGCTCGGCAGCGCCTTCCGCATGCTGGACAAGAAGCGCATGCGGAAGGAGGCCGCGGAGCACATGGCCGATCTGAAGATCGGCCTGCGCTCGCTCACGCAGGCCGTCGAGACCCTCTCCGGAGGACAGCGGCAGGCCGTCGCGGTGGCCCGTGCCGTCGCCTGGGCCCGCAGCGTCGTCGTCATGGACGAGCCCACCGCCGCCCTCGGCGTCAAGGAGTCCGGTCAGGTCCTCGACCTCATCCGCCGGGTCCGTGACAAGGGCATGCCGGTCGTCCTGATCAGCCACAACATGCCGCATGTCTTCGAGATCGCCGACCGGATCCACGTCCACCGCCTCGGCAGGCGCGCGGCCGTGATCAAGCCGTCGGACTACTCGATGGCGGAGGTCGTCGCCATCATGACCGGCGCGCTCACCGTGGACGCGGCCGGCGCTACTGTCGTAGCGGATTCGGAGGCCGCAAAGGCCGCCGGAGTACAGGCCACCTGA
- a CDS encoding LacI family DNA-binding transcriptional regulator: MAARRPTLADVAREVGVSAKTVSRVLNEDGPVSAQTREQVLAVVAQLGFQPNLMARNMRVGGPDTTVGLVVPDLGNPFFGAVARGIEDSVRERGLTLLMGSSADDPDRERSLTAKFLARRVSILIVVPSVGADHSHLRAQRTAGLPVVFLDRPGVGLTTDSIVSSNRAGALDGVTHLIAHGHRRIGFVGDLPAKLYTRRERLAGYRAALGEAGIPYDPALVADAHDQRGAAAATAQLLELPHPPTALFAGNNIMALGIVAELARGKRKEVAVVAFDDVSLAEALEPALTVVAQDPEEIGRTAATTALARLDGDRSRARTLTVPTRLIVRGSGEQPAPAP; this comes from the coding sequence ATGGCAGCGCGCCGCCCCACCCTGGCCGACGTCGCCCGAGAAGTCGGCGTCAGCGCCAAGACGGTCTCCCGCGTCCTCAACGAGGACGGACCCGTCTCGGCGCAGACCCGGGAGCAAGTCCTCGCCGTGGTGGCCCAGTTGGGCTTCCAGCCGAACCTCATGGCCCGCAACATGCGCGTCGGCGGCCCGGACACCACGGTCGGACTGGTCGTTCCCGACCTCGGCAACCCGTTCTTCGGGGCCGTCGCCCGGGGCATCGAGGACAGCGTCCGCGAACGCGGGCTGACGCTGCTCATGGGGTCGTCCGCCGACGACCCCGACCGTGAACGCTCCCTGACGGCCAAGTTCCTGGCCCGGCGCGTCAGCATCCTGATCGTCGTGCCGTCGGTCGGCGCCGACCACTCCCACCTGCGGGCGCAGCGTACGGCGGGGCTGCCCGTCGTCTTCCTCGACCGCCCCGGGGTCGGACTCACCACGGACAGCATCGTCAGCTCCAACCGGGCGGGTGCCCTGGACGGCGTCACCCATCTCATCGCCCACGGGCACCGACGCATCGGCTTCGTCGGCGACCTGCCCGCCAAGCTGTACACCCGCCGCGAGCGACTCGCCGGCTACCGCGCCGCGCTGGGGGAGGCGGGCATCCCCTACGACCCCGCGCTGGTCGCCGACGCGCACGACCAGCGGGGTGCCGCGGCCGCGACCGCCCAGCTCCTCGAACTGCCCCACCCGCCCACCGCCCTGTTCGCCGGGAACAACATCATGGCGCTGGGCATAGTGGCCGAACTCGCCCGCGGCAAGCGCAAGGAGGTGGCGGTGGTCGCCTTCGACGACGTGTCGCTCGCCGAGGCGCTGGAACCCGCCCTGACCGTCGTCGCGCAGGACCCCGAGGAGATCGGTCGGACCGCCGCGACCACCGCTCTGGCCCGACTCGACGGCGACCGCTCCCGCGCACGCACACTCACCGTCCCCACCCGGCTGATCGTCCGTGGTTCGGGCGAGCAGCCGGCGCCCGCCCCGTAG